In the Acropora muricata isolate sample 2 chromosome 1, ASM3666990v1, whole genome shotgun sequence genome, one interval contains:
- the LOC136887600 gene encoding tropomyosin-like gives MALVSLSSECFNSLDRALQALNAGDISSSQAALHVIKRGGSKLQREEAALCAKLKIAEEESQRQNESLTIQINELFEAEKQLEKEKRKLEMKRSSLKNKKKQSRKKYDKASNRYHRARREKEEAERKNDKLKSWWWVPVYGQVLAVRELIEGNLEKEQDASREMDNFQSDIRRAERETEWASSAISEAEENIRKISKEKEDLERERGACRERLGALKSMTSFLMQAVTFWEEVIVLTKSATVKTGNLQRILDLAAKQNSVKILRSNGTKTMVNSFKDCWMEVVSMICDENSLTPSQSSAHNTA, from the exons ATGGCGCTTGTCTCTCTTAGTTCGGAGTGTTTCAACTCCCTTGACAGGGCTCTGCAGGCACTGAACGCCGGTGATATCTCCAGTTCGCAAGCTGCATTGCACGTTATAAAACGCGGCGGTTCCAAGTTGCAACGTGAAGAAGCAGCCCTTTGTGCTAAGCTGAAGATTGCCGAAGAAGAAAGCCAGCGACAGAACGAAAGCCTGACAATACAGATAAACGAACTTTTTGAAGCGGAGAAGCAACTCGAAAAAGAGAAACGAAAATTGGAGATGAAGAGATCCtctttgaaaaacaagaagaagCAAAGTAGGAAAAAATACGATAAGGCTTCAAATAGATATCATCGGGCGAGAAGGGAGAAAGAGGAGGCTGAgaggaaaaatgacaagttgAAGTCGTGGTGGTGGGTTCCTGTATATGGCCAGGTCCTAGCTGTGCGGGAATTGATTGAAGGAAACTTGGAGAAGGAACAAGACGCTTCCAGAGAAATGGACAATTTTCAAAGCGATATCCGAAGAGCAGAAAGAGAAACTGAATGGGCGTCTTCTGCCATTTCCGAG gcaGAAGAAAACATCCGTAAGATCTCGAAAGAAAAGGAAGACCTGGAAAGGGAAAGAGGTGCTTGTCGCGAAAGACTCGGTGCACTGAAGAGCATGACGTCATTCCTCATGCAAGCCGTCACATTCTGGGAGGAAGTCATTGTTCTCACCAAATCAGCAACGGTGAAGACAGGGAATCTCCAAAGGATTCTGGATCTTGCAGCCAAGCAAAATTCAGTCAAGATTCTTCGGAGCAATGGCACTAAAACAATGGTCAACTCGTTTAAGGACTGCTGGATGGAAGTAGTTAGCATGATATGTGATGAAAACAGTCTAACGCCAAGCCAAagttctgcgcataacacagCGTAG
- the LOC136887590 gene encoding tropomyosin-like translates to MASSTSTEIEIQGDTYSLVSVPSASSQLVKQEKENLLGTLDLASLVEDLGKLGNFIRVAYNGVAGYTDVQIKVQRVGYKITKLADKSAVTVHNFKSASQSILEELKGTYEFLLDGMEGMALETLSLLGSVAADMAKVAEDLQKEFEQATNDVIEALEDTQKAKGTEEERKKTLERERKEFESRKLQAEAIQERALEAEENAKVLFNEAQAREDKASTKQASFLGGLTNLFTGVASAAASVVKLEKVANAIEKIGEKASYNQAMKLANEEKMKHLEQLNKQRELRQQALTQCIEFAQKIENCESDDELAEAAIEALHSSIGALKSLSAIMMNAALFWHKMQKHCENLAKGDIKALVEKAIKEYPEEEKRRKIWTARAFKSKAVSYYAKWVALDDVCGVYMLQIKNTRGALYKYIEENPTIEQARENVRDLAATFMDDLKKSQARLEGEKKKALEEAESIKDSI, encoded by the coding sequence ATGGCTTCCTCAACTTCGACAGAGATCGAGATCCAAGGTGACACCTACAGTCTTGTTTCCGTACCAAGTGCAAGCAGCCAACTGGTAAAGCAAGAAAAGGAAAATCTTCTTGGCACCCTAGATCTCGCGAGTCTTGTAGAGGATCTAGGAAAACTCGGCAATTTCATTCGTGTGGCTTATAATGGGGTGGCAGGCTACACCGACGTACAAATCAAAGTTCAGAGAGTTGGCTACAAAATCACAAAACTGGCCGATAAATCTGCTGTTACGGTACACAACTTCAAAAGTGCGTCGCAGAGCATCCTCGAAGAGCTTAAAGGAACCTATGAATTCCTGCTGGATGGAATGGAAGGAATGGCTTTGGAAACCTTGTCACTGTTGGGCAGCGTGGCAGCAGATATGGCTAAAGTTGCCGAGGATTTGCAAAAGGAGTTTGAACAAGCCACAAACGATGTGATTGAGGCGTTAGAAGACACGCAGAAAGCAAAGGGAACTGAGGAGGAGAGGAAAAAAACCCTTGAGCGAGAGAGAAAAGAGTTTGAAAGCCGAAAATTGCAAGCAGAGGCGATACAGGAAAGAGCTCTTGAGGCAGAGGAGAATGCAAAGGTGCTTTTCAACGAAGCCCAGGCGAGAGAAGACAAGGCATCCACCAAACAGGCCAGCTTCCTCGGAGGCTTAACCAATCTGTTTACGGGAGTTGCTAGCGCGGCCGCCTCTGTTGTGAAGCTAGAAAAAGTCGCCAACGCAATCGAAAAGATCGGCGAGAAGGCGTCTTACAATCAAGCCATGAAACTGGCGAATGAAGAAAAGATGAAGCACTTGGAGCAACTGAATAAGCAGCGCGAACTGCGCCAACAGGCTTTAACGCAGTGCATTGAATTTGCACAAAAAATTGAGAATTGCGAAAGTGATGATGAGCTTGCCGAAGCAGCCATTGAAGCCTTACATAGCTCAATAGGTGCTCTTAAATCTCTATCTGCCATTATGATGAATGCAGCATTGTTCTGGCACAAAATGCAGAAGCACTGCGAGAATTTGGCAAAAGGAGACATAAAGGCACTGGTTGAAAAGGCGATTAAAGAATACCCCGAAGAGGAAAAGCGCAGAAAGATTTGGACCGCCAGAGCATTCAAGTCAAAGGCCGTAAGTTATTATGCAAAGTGGGTCGCTTTGGATGATGTGTGTGGAGTGTACATGTTACAAATAAAGAATACCAGAGGTGCTCTGTACAAGTACATAGAGGAGAACCCCACGATTGAGCAGGCCAGGGAAAATGTTCGCGATCTTGCTGCTACATTCATGGACGACTTAAAAAAATCCCAAGCAagactggaaggagaaaagaagAAGGCCTTGGAGGAGGCAGAATCTATTAAGGACTCTATATAA
- the LOC136893584 gene encoding U2 small nuclear ribonucleoprotein auxiliary factor 35 kDa subunit-related protein 2-like, with product MAAEEVQEGTETTSKGNYLKAPSKLSHKQFRRLVKKERRRQKRQQAAKKREQEDLEEKWRIENDPILRAKLEAKEREEKKRLLEEENERETQHRLWLEREAIAQERFRKKTEDEARKLREKQEQEERIKREWEEEQRKEKEKEEQKQKAIKEKEDALFRELDKPSTAENRDSWHNPPAPPLPGKSYGTEQDTVNCSFYLKTGACRFGERCSRQHPRPTSSVTLMIPAMYNDIRLSQSMLDEADQDTSLEYDEKEAYENFKQFYEDTLPEFRKAGTVVQFKVCCNHEPHLRGNVYVQFLSEEECAKAFAMFNARWYASKQLSCEFSPVTKWKSAICGLFERNRCPRGKNCNFLHVYHNPGNEFHDRDDLSPGRTPQNGRRSERSDRYWRRDEMSRDKDRERSQAFERRHEKHRRRREKGMSTEKDDGHYSQHRRSREREYSRKKGKKRNYNSDEENEIGKEDKELHWRLSPEMDRQTEKMEEMGEERHSYRSKDNKEKKKRRHHSPDKHRHKSKKKHKHHHEHKKKKHRSKCSNSSSSDSNDD from the exons ATGGCGGCCGAAGAGGTTCAAGAAGGAACAGAGACAACGTCCAAAGGAAATTACCTGAAGGCGCCATCTAAGCTGAG TCATAAGCAGTTTAGGAGGCTTGTAAAGAAAGAAAGGAGGCGACAAAAAAGGCAGCAAGCAGCCAAGAAGAGAGAACAAGAGGACCTAGAAG AGAAGTGGCGAATAGAGAATGATCCCATACTAAG GGCAAAATTGGAAGCTAAggaaagggaagaaaaaaagagaTTACTAGAAGAAGAAAATGAGAG AGAAACTCAGCATCGCCTGTGGTTGGAGAGAGAAGCAATTGCTCAGGAGAGATTTCGAAAGAAAACAGAAGATGAAGCACGAAAAttaagagaaaaacaagaacaagag GAGAGAATTAAAAGGGAATGGGAagaagaacagagaaaagaaaaggagaaagaggaacaaaaacagaaagcaataaaagaaaaagag GATGCCTTATTTAGGGAGCTGGATAAACCATCCACAGCTGAG AATAGGGATTCATGGCATAATCCCCCTGCTCCTCCATTGCCTGGGAAATCTTATGGAACTGAACAA GATACAGTAAATTGCTCATTTTATCTGAAGACTGGTGCCTGCAGATTTGGAGAAAG GTGTTCACGACAGCATCCACGACCAACGTCAAGTGTGACGCTAATGATTCCAGCCATGTACAATGACATCAGACTCTCACAGTCCATGCTTGATGAAGCAGACCAAGATACTAGCCTTGAG TATGATGAAAAGGAAGCGTATGAAAACTTTAAGCAGTTTTATGAAGACACACTGCCTGAGTTCAGGAAAGCTGGAACTGTGGTGCAGTTTAAG gtTTGCTGTAATCATGAGCCGCACTTGAGGGGGAATGTTTACGTTCAGTTTTTGAG TGAAGAGGAATGTGCCAAAGCATTTGCAATGTTTAATGCTCGCTGGTATGCATCCAAGCAACTTTCTTGTGAATTTTCGCCTGTCACCAAATGGAAATCAGCAATCTGTG GTTTGTTTGAAAGGAACCGCTGTCCTCGAGGGAAAAACTGTAATTTCCTGCACGTGTATCATAATCCTGGAAATGAATTCCATGATCGAGATGACCTCTCCCCAGGCCGTACACCACAGAATGGAAGAAGGTCTGAACGGTCAGACAGATATTGGAGACGAGATGAGATGTCCAGAGACAAGGACAGAGAAAGGTCGCAAGCATTTGAGAGGAGACATGAAAAGCATAGGAGGCGAAGAGAAAAGGGTATGAGCACTGAAAAAGATGATGGTCATTATAGCCAACATCGAAGGAGCAGGGAAAGAGAATAcagcagaaaaaaaggaaagaaaaggaacTACAACAGTGATGAGGAAAATGAAATTGGAAAAGAGGATAAAGAGTTGCATTGGAG actTTCCCCGGAAATGGACAGACAGAcagaaaaaatggaagaaatgggGGAGGAAAGACATTCTTACAGATCAAAAGAcaacaaagagaagaaaaagagaagacACCATTCACCAGACAAACACAGACATAAGTCTAAGAAAAAACATAAACATCACCATGAacataagaaaaagaaacatagAAGTAAATGTAGTAACAGCAGTAGTTCGGACAGCAACGATGATTAA